The DNA segment CAATGGAAAGGATACACATTCAACCTTCCTGATTCTACCTGCCGCTCGAAGATCTACACTGACTTCAGAGTTCTGATGCTTGCACCAGCTGCATCCTCAAAGCCACGATAACCCCAAATGTTCTTCTCACCTAGGCCAAACCTGATGtcatcctttctcctttctcagtcCTCTGTTCCTTATCCAGCTCTCATCCAGGCCTGCTCcccacccttcctcccttctgACTCTATTCTCCTCATTCAGACTCAATTCTGATCTGGTGTTCTTGTCCTAGGGAAATTCAAAGAACCAAAGGAATCCATTACTTCCCAACTACGTGGGGGAATGGGCAGCTCACGTGGGTGAGGGCTCCTGAGAAGCAGGTGTGGGCAGACGCGACATCTCCTTTCTTCCAGTACACCTCACCCAGCTGGTTCCAGGCTTCCACCAGCTCAGGCTCCAGCTTCACGGCCTTGGAGAGAAGCACCTCGGCCTCAGGGCTATAATCAGGAGTCACATTCAGTGCCTTCCCCTTCAGCATCAGAGCCTGTGCCTCAACCTGGGCAGAACCTAGGGAAAAGGGGCGAAGTCAGGCAGTGAAAGACCAGGGGATTTTTCCCTTAATCAAAGAGTGGCTGGAAACGCCATCTAACCTTAGTGCAGACTCAGCTTTGCTCTTCCCCAGCATCTTCTTGGCCTTCCCTTCCAGCTCATCCCCATTCCTTTGTGTCAGCCACCAATACCTAGAGCCACTTTTTATACCTGGGACCCCCGGGGCCACACCTGGCTGGGATACAGGTAGGGGATTTTCACTCTCTTTCTTTattatctctccagtctcagaCTCAACCCTGTAGCAATCTGCTTGCTGGTGTTCCTCCTCAGCTCTGACTCCTTTCATTGGAGAACCCACCTCTCTGCACAGACCCAGGGTTCACCATTTCATTCCTGTTTCTGCAGTGATGCCCTATGTCTTACTGTTACTGCCACCCACTTACAGGAGCTCCCTCTCCTATCGTACTTCCATCTCCCTGGGGACCCGACTAGGGGTGGGCCCGTCCTCCCAGCTCTCTCCCTCAGATTTTACAGACTCTTCTCCCAGCCCACCTTTATTATCTTCTGACACCCACTGACCTGGAGAAGCACTTTCTACCAGGCATACTTTCCTAAGATCCAGagagaacaacaaaaaccaagaatgGAACACCACCAACCCAACAGAGACAAGACCCAGAAACACCTCCATCATCCTTAACCCAGACACCTAGATACtagattaaaaacacaaacattaACAGCTGAGACACTATGTCTTCAGCAAAACCCAGTAACACTGCAACAGCATCCTCAGAGAAACCGCTGAAACACAAGATAAGGACTTCAAAACAGCaattatgaatatgaatatgttcAAGGACCTCAGAGGGGAGATGATGAATAAACCTCTTAATGGAGTCTGTCAAACACAGTGGaattcaataacaacaacaatcaaacaagaaaaaactctcccactaaaataaaactaaaaataaaacatttaggaAGTCAAACAAAAATCTCAGAGGTTAAGtctcatcaacagaatacaaaacgTAGAATCTCAAGCATTAAAGCCAGGGTAGAAGAAATGGGtacttcagtaaaaaaaaaaatatattaaatataaaaatacccaaagcattcaggaaatctgggatactatgaaaagaacaaatctaTAAATAATaggaacagaggaagaagaaacccGCATCAAAGgcacaaaaaatattttcagcaaaatcatacaagaaaatttccccaacctaaagaaactTATCAagatacaagaaacatacagaacacCGAATAAACCAGACCAGAGACAAAATTCCccacatcacataataatcaagacactaaatgtacagaataaaagaaagaatagcaAAAGCCACAAGGAGAAAAGACCAAGTTATACACAAGGCAGGCCCAGTAGATAGAAACTGACTTCTCATTCGAGTTTCTAAAAGACTGAAGGCCCTGTGAGGATGTTCTATAAACTCTAAAAGACCAGAGATGCTAGTCTAGGAAAACTATCAATTACAATAGATAGAACGAAGGATCTTCCACAATAAAACCAATAAgaagtatctatctaccaatccagttccagaagaactagaagaaaaacttcagTCTGCAGAGGATTATAGCAATACCCAAGAacacacaaggaataaataatcccagaACAACAAATCAAAAGAGGGGGGAACCCAcatcataacaacaaaataacagaaatcaagaacactgtTAATTGATGATTCTTAGTAGCAATGGCCTCAATTCcctattaaaaaagacaaaactaaCAGATTAGATCAGAAAACAGGATTCATCTTTCTCTTGTATCCCAGAAACAAACCTTACCATCAAGTATAGACATCACCTCAggataaaaggatagaaaatatattccaagcaaatggatccCAAAAGCAAGCAGGCAGAACCACTTTAACACAAGACAAAAAAACAGACTTCAAAtcaaactaatcagaagagatagaaGATACTACACACTCATTAAAGGAAAACTCCACCAAGAGGATATTACACTCCTAAACACGTGTGCATCACACATGAGGGTACCCGAGTTTATAAAAGAATCCACACACAGAGATAGTGGGTATTAGACAggccatccagacaaaaactatcAACAGGGAAAGAGTGGAATTAAATAATGTCACAAATCAAATGGACCTAGCAGATAAtgacagaacatttcacccaaagacaaaagaatgaatataccgtcttctcagcacctcacggaactttctccaaaacacaaagcacatctcataaacataagaaaactgaaaaaaaaaaaagaaaaaagaaaacggaaaggaaacttaacagcacacttgaaagctctagaacagaaagaagaaataccCCAAAAAGTGAAAGCCAGAAATAAACTCAAACTTCTAGCtgatataaacaaaaagaaacacacacacacacacacacacaacctacagAGAATCAATGAAATAGAGTTAGGTATTCGGGGGCGGGGAGGAAATCAGTAAGACTCATAAACCAGTAGCCAAATTAACttaaagacaggaaagaagatgCATTAATAAAATTACAGATAAAAAGAGGGACATCACAACAGACACCacggaaatccagagaatcataaggacacACTTCAAAAATACTTTACATTCATgtgctggcagtggtggtgcacgcctttaatcacagcactcaggaggcagaggcaggcggatttctgagtttgaggccagcctggtctacaaagtaagttccagaaaagccagggctacacagagaaaccctgtttcagaaaaaaaaacaaaagaaagaaaagaaaaaccaaaaaaaaaaaaatttacactcATGATGTACCAAAGTTAGAAGATCAGATACGCAATTTAAACAGAGGTAGAAAATTTCctagagaaacagaagcagtgaTTCAATGTCCTCAGCCAACAAGCCTTAGAGCAAAGCTTAGGAAAGAGCTAGGGGGTATTGTACATCAGGTAGGGGGTACTGTACATCAGGTCAAAGGACTAGACTTCAAACACTTCGTTACTAGAATGTTCAAGGACACCTGACCGTGCAGGTGTGGCAGAACAACCCTGTAATCCTAACATTGGGAACCGAACCAGAGGCACTACGTTCCAAGATGatttcaagggcagcctggtctacattcaCTTCatggccagcttgatctacattcaaattctagaacagccagggcaatatagttagaccctgtcacaaaaaaaaaaaaaaaaaaaaaaaaaagaaggcggaggaagaggaagaagaggggaaggagaaagtaCGTTCTTTTCTACCATTTGCTATAATCAAACCTCTGGAGTCAGTGTTGTTATCCACCCTGGGGCACAACAATACTCTGTGCTAACCTAAGGCAGCCACACACAGGATACCACACAGTCCACAGAGAAAGAGTACAGCACTACCACACTTCAGTGAAGGGCAGAAGGGTGAACGTTCCTTGGTGCTCATACCGAGTACTTCCTCCATCTGCTGCAGGgtcttctccatctcttcctgtacatccTGCTGCTTCCGTCCTGCATCTTCGACACTATGTGTCTCAAAGTAACTGTCTCGAAAACAGTAGAGCCGATCCACCAGTCCCTAGCAAACAAGACAAGAACGGTATCATCCAATGGAGAGAGCACCTGACAAAGAGGTTTCACATTATCTTATAAGCCCTGGCCTAGCAACACTGGGTCTCCTATCTCGTGTGTGGAACAGAGCAACATGAGGGTCCCCagtcctcccaagtgctacagaTCAGGAGGAAGAGCCAGGATTACAGGATCTCGTGGTCCCAAGCTGTCCCACAAAGGTCCCTCAGCACTACACGTGAACAGACCTCTCCAGCTCAGGCAGGGCTCCCATATGACCAAGCACTGCTCACACCGCAGATGGGAGAGAGACACCTTGAGACTTGAAATAAGCCAAAGTCAATAAGACTCTTTTATCTTATCCTGGCCCCCAAAAGAACTAAACTTTGCAGTTTGGCCCTTAAAGCTGGACTTCTGGGTAGGAGAGATGGTCCCTATGAGTAGAGGTGCCTGTCTACTGCCAAGACTGATGTCTTGGGCTCCAGAACCTACACAGGGAAGGGAGACTCCTgctagctgtcctctgacctctacacatgtgccCTGTCATATacccaatacacacatacacacatacatacacacatacacacacatactcacatatacacatacacacacacagagcattcaTAGTGACACACTCCtttacagccagggctacatagagagaccagtctcaaaacaacaacaaagggggTGTGGTTTAAATAAagatggcccccacaggctcagagatttgaatacttggttaccagggagtggcactacttgaaaggattaggaggtgtggcctggttggaggaagtgcatcactgggagtgggttttgaggtttcaaaagcccaagtcgACTCgaagtctctctcttcctgctgcctgcagatctggacgtagaactctcaaatacttctccagcaccatgtctgcctgtgggccaccatgctccccaccat comes from the Mus musculus strain C57BL/6J chromosome 14, GRCm38.p6 C57BL/6J genome and includes:
- the Ttc5 gene encoding tetratricopeptide repeat protein 5 isoform b (isoform b is encoded by transcript variant 2); this translates as MMADEEEEAKHVLQKLQGLVDRLYCFRDSYFETHSVEDAGRKQQDVQEEMEKTLQQMEEVLGSAQVEAQALMLKGKALNVTPDYSPEAEVLLSKAVKLEPELVEAWNQLGEVYWKKGDVASAHTCFSGALTHCKNKVSLQNLSMVLRQLQTDSGDEHSRHVMDSVRQAKLAVQMDVLDGRSWCEC